CGGTCGTGAATGCGTCGAGCAACAGCGCCTGGGGCTCGACACCCAATGCGAAAACCGCTCGCTCCATTACTAACCGGTTCGCCGCGGTCATCCCGACCGCATCGAGTTCTCTGCACTCCACCATGCCGATGCCAATGCTCGAGGCGCATGTCTCGATCACGCAGAGCGAGGCTTCTCGTGTATCGCGAGTCATGGTTTTCGAATCACGCACGCAGCGCTCGATGGCCTCCCGGTGCGAGCGGCGGTCGATGGTTGCCGGCTCGAAAATGACGGCGGCCGCCACCAACGGACCCGCCAGCGCTCCACGCCCGACCTCATCGACACCGGCGACCAAGTGGTAGCCCGTGCGCCAAAAGGCTCGCTCCCAGTGAAACCGGCTGACCGGCACGGAAAACTCCTGGCACAAAGAAAACGGGCGTGGAACACTCCACGCCCGCGATTCTACGTTGTTTTGGAATGGGGT
This DNA window, taken from Thermomicrobiales bacterium, encodes the following:
- a CDS encoding ribonuclease HII, which translates into the protein MPVSRFHWERAFWRTGYHLVAGVDEVGRGALAGPLVAAAVIFEPATIDRRSHREAIERCVRDSKTMTRDTREASLCVIETCASSIGIGMVECRELDAVGMTAANRLVMERAVFALGVEPQALLLDAFTTDLGMPQVGLIDGDAQCLSIAAASIVAKVTRDRLMIALHETDCRYGLDQHVGYGTPAHLGALRRHGPASFHRRSFRPVQECLNGR